In Mytilus edulis chromosome 3, xbMytEdul2.2, whole genome shotgun sequence, the genomic window ttaaaaaaaattatgattctTCCTATAAATAAAttgggattctgtcaacgttttattttgtgttgaataactgttaatcatgttttggttatagtATTGCtgtaactttgtttcattgacttgtttcaaaacaACTACAATGTATTAAcgtgagattctgactacgtttttttttgtgtgtgttgaatacattttatcatgttttggttataatagtgtattgctatattttattgtttaattgtttcagATTAAAGTGACCAAGCTgtcaaaaacaattatcttttgtgtttttcatttaaaatcttcaacgTTTCACTCATatcaagctataaatacattcaatatttacaccaaagcaatttaaaacaacaatcatgatttccaattattcaactggaatttgaataaaaattgggcgcgaacgtgtagagtgcgaacggaccttgggtgcgaacgtgcgaggtgcgaacgtgtaggatgcgaaagtgtattgggcgcgaacggacctgataccaaATAAATTAGATGTAAGCAATATAGAgaggggtgctcattttcgccatatcttttcTGCAGTTTATGTTTAGGTCATGAcattatgtttttgaagtatactgatatttttatatgaagataacttcaaatgcaaaatatttcttagcttaaaaacatgtttgtttgaaaaaaatcatctgaaaagttagattaaagggtgtttgaaatttcctgatgttttatcaaggatttgtatagtagtatacaaatccttggttttatcaaagggggacacatattcaccttttttacatatctatttaaaaccaaatcaCTGCAgctttaaataatgtttatcaaatcaattttattatagatacattgtaaatagcagacatttcaaaggtgtaaAGAACTGAAATTTTGGGCAATCAGTCAAATAATTAGTATAAAAACTTCTTTGAAATCATggttttcattcaggaaatttgCCGAAAATTGTTGCctgtttttttattctttgagGCAAGTGCCGaaattttgtctcagtttaaaaaataatcatatttgttattaaaatatagtttaccggcatatttcttcctTTTCAgacatcctttgaagtttttacacctcaaaatcataaaacgacGAAATTGTGTCCCTGGcaaaaatgagcaccccactctatatgCATaggtacagcctttaacaatgagaaaaacccttactgcatagtcagctatgaaaggcccaggcatgaaaatttttaaataaaattgagaaaggaaatggtgaatatgtcaaagcgacaaccacccgaccatagagcaaacaacagccgaaggcaaccaatgggtcttcaatgtagcgagaattcccgcacccgtaggtgtccttcagctggcccctaaaatatgcataatagtacagtgataatggacgtcatactaaactccgaattatacacaagaaactaaaatttaaaatcatacaagactaacaaaggccagaggctcctgacttgggacaggcgcaaaattgcgtaAACAATTCAACTGAGAATACTACATGTATtggcataatttataacaaaatatttcacaaaaatcaaatatgatagtCATCAaacaacgacaactactgaactacAAGCTCCTTACTTGAAACAGGCACATGAAGAATGTGTCACTCAGGGATATACATGTTTTTGAGCACTTAAACCTCCCATACCTTGAACAAGGCACATGGTGGAACATCAGATAAGAACTTTTATGTCCGTGCCATAGCTGATGGGGCATTAATTTTTACCCTACGTCTGTTCAtatgtcccaaagttggttttCATTCGATTTTAGTTTGACTCAATGTTATTAAACTTATGCTCAATGATTATTCCCACATTACACAGAACAAGAATCAAGATGGGATTTTGGCAACTTCAATTTTACCGTTCTAGCATTATGCCCCTAATTAACAAAtggaaaattgctgaatttttcgtttctatTCTACATGTATAACTTTAGTTGGGGCCTCAGTGGCCAAGttgtctaagtagttactactgtaaacACTAGCATATCAAAactgatgttgtgagttcgaacaCTGCTTGTACAGGTGCACTCCACTCCAATCTTAATTCACTAGTCTTCCTCCAACAAAAACTGTCCCGAAGTAGCGCAAAAGGGGGGcttgaaagtggtgttaaaagtAACTGAAAACGCctaaaacaatcaatcaatctatctttagttttcctcaaccaaatgttatgaaacttataaacaatgcttatcAGTTATTACCACACATGTATCACAACTTAGATCAAGTATAAATTACGGTattgtcacttttacagttcttaaGTTATGTCCCtatataatgttatatgcaagtGGTGGCATCATCTGTGTCTCATGAACACACTCCCCAACCTAATTGTATACATTTTTCAACATAGCAAAGTAGTAAACTCTATCGTTTAATTCATTGAATATTATGtgttataaattttcaaatatttatattctcAAAGAACTATCTctataaaactaaatatttatattctcAAAGAACTATCTCTATAAAACTATCTCGAGAATTTTTTCAAAAGCTGCACATTGCaatgacaaaatgtataaaatttgatttcataaaaaaaaattcctgttAAACTTGAACATATTCATGTAATTATGAAGAACACATCGTAAATATGAAAAGATTTGCTATGAAGACATGTGACATCAGCGACCACACAGTTCTGTCTGAAAATTTGTATAGACATTGTTATAAGTGACCAGTCCAGCTAGTATAGACTGTCTCTGTTAAGTATCAATACATTTTGTCAATCTATGTTTGCAGGTGGAATTTGTAATCAAGTTGCCGCTGAGTATACATATATGTAAGTCTCTCAaaatgattggttgattaaaatttaccatatattgttttcaaaatataagaCTTTGGGGGATATTTTGAGATGTTTCACACCATGTCCAATAAAtcttgtacatgtatctatatagCAAAGTGAAAAGGGATAGTTTTAAATAAATAGGCCATGTATGCACCAGTTATTAACCACCTTTAAACAGATAATTTAATAtattcagtggtggatccagaacttttccgaAGGGAAGTCTCTCAaaatgattggttgattaaaatttaccatatattgttttcaaaatataagaCTTTGGGGGATATTTTGAGATGTTTCACACCATGTCCAATAAAtcttgtacatgtatctatatagCAAAGTGAAAAGGGATAGTTTTAAATAAATAGGCCATGTATGCACCAGTTATTAACCACCTTTAAACAGATAATTTAATAtattcagtggtggatccagaacttttccgaagggggggggcccgctgactgacctaagggggggcccactccagtcatgcttcaatgattccctatataatcaaccaaatttttcccctGTATCCGCCTATGATATttatcagggccgtaactacattgaggcaaatgagacAAATGATATGcctcatgtaaaaaataaaataaaaaaaaaaaaaaaaaaatgaaacaaaaggttgttttcatatccaattgttttcacggaaagtgtcccCTGGATGTTTTTCGTTATCCATGTTTCTAATTTCCTtatagttttcagagttgatggtctattgtttgtacttttgTGTTccggtttgtcttttgtttatttattgtcctactttatgactagTCTGAGcgtttattttcatttgtaaacgtggttttgcaatgttgcatgtccaccgatgtcaaGAATTGTGCCAGAAATATATTTTGAGAACATGCGATGCTACTCAGTGGACACAAAAAAATTGATCCTTTCTGCAtggataattgaaattgatataaaagaataaaaaacagtttgttttattgtaaataaaactagatagctgacatggtttgaaTTAAAATAAGGTCACATATTTCCaggtatcaaataatttgaagaaaaaaaaccaaggtATTGCCATATAcgaccttttacattgaaaggttaaacttgcattaagtcgtgtttaGACACTTTAACATAAAATAAAGGAGTATGGGAACATAATCGCActcaaagtcaatgcatagaaaaaatacaaatgatcaatggtcaaagtttgtgATCCtgctcttcatcttgatagttgctggatggtcttcaacaatacttTAAAAGAACcattaataccgtaaaagatcgtaaaacaaggtgaagatggtccctagtgtggacttaagcagtactagtacttaaagtataatactgcaatgtcactttatttaaatctagtcataaaaaaatcaccaaagtctaatcaaaatacaagacaagaacagacagagaGATACGGTATTAataattatgagaattacgatttatgctttatcctacatattggTCTTTAATGTTGTCTTTAatacctaaaagtcttaaattacaattaaTCTTTGGAAGCtgattgtcaaaaaaaatatctaaaaattaattAAGCCGTTTCAATGCAAGAAAGAGtctgggaaacgctcagaatgcacgattttgcgttatttttctcataGCTTCTGGGGCCttaagcggcccccagacccctcgccaaaattttttcgcctctCTCCGCTCGCCGAAAAAATTTTCcctcactattaaaagaggctagttacggccctgtttatatatacaagaaaatgaaaatcataaagGGTAACTAATTCTTATATGACCGCACATTTTTTTTGGCGTCGTACATGCATAATGCAATCATGTCGTTGTCCGAATACGCATTTAgtgtccagacaataactttagtttaagtatatggatctctataaatttttacaagGTGGTTCAAAACCACTCTGAGATACCACTAACATGATtgactaaaggaaggttgggattgattttgggggtaatggtcccaacagttttggaTAAAGAGGCCCAATAAGCAtttttataaccactaaaggaaggttgggattgattttgggggttatggtcccaacagttttggaTAAAGGGGCCCAataagcatttttatagtttccaaacaaaaacttgtgtttaagtgtataaatatCTCTGAAATTttacaagtttccataccactaAGGGATGGTTTCGAATCAACTTTTAGGGGGTTCTGGCTATGATATTTCCAtttttgtcccaactgttcagggttggacctctgcggctTTATCCAGCTGCTCTTGGCAAAGCAATTTATTTATTGATGACAGAACTGCATGTACCTCAATATTATTCCAACCCCATTTCAACATTAATTAGTCTTCAGAATGAATCATTTTACACCATTTGCAGTAATTCTCTTTTACCTTCAGAAACTGATTGTATCctacattttataattattaacatgattaatgaaagtttttttatacaaaaacattTCAGATTAAAAGACAAGTCAACTAACCATGAGACCCTACCAGAGAGGCAGAGGGCGTGCTCGTAGTAAGTTTGGCGGCAACAGTTTCAGAGGACGTGGCAGGGCAAAGACTAAAGAAGCTCAGAGAGATAGGCCAGGATGGAATACTGATGATATACATGTAGGGTTTAAGGATACAcaagaaatatttgataaaagtcATTTTAGAAATTCCCAACGATCAAAACCGTATGAAACGTCAGATGAAACAAGTAGCTATTGTCACAGGAATTTTGAGGAAAATACAGGAAGTCTGGAGCAATGTTATGATAGAGATGATTATAGTTTTGTAGGTAGGGAAAGGCATGCTAGTGATACATTTGAATATTTAGATAGGGATCGCTACAGTAGAGATAATGCTGAATTTGCTGACAAAGAATATGATCGGTTTTATGAGAGAGACAATATAAATGAACGTAGAGACAGAGACATTAACTTTGATGAAGGTAATAGAGGCAGTTATAGCCAAGACAATGATACTTATGAAAATAGAATTTATAATAAAGATTTAAGAGACCCATATGATGCCAGGAGTTATGATATGGGAGATAACTTTGAATTTCAGCATCGCAATGATTATGATCGAAGGGATTTACATGATTATCATAACAGAGAAACACTTGACAATGAATGTCAGTTTTATAATGAGGCAAGAGTTCATGATGCTAGAGATAGAAGAAGGAATTTTAAAAGAGCAGGATATGAGAACCTCCATTTCAGTAATCCAAAACAAGAAAGATACAAAGAGAGAAACTGGAATAAAAGGAATTTTTCTGAAGATAAAAATGAGAGAACTGATACTTATAAACCTTTAGAAGAAAGTGTTGTAAGCTCTCAATCAAACCAAAGTAGTTATGATTGGCCAACAAATGAATCTGGTATCAAAATGGCTATAGAATTCTTGAAAAATAAACCTACTGATGTTGACTCTGAAAGTAAAGAAGAAGAGTCAGTTATAGATCCAGATTTTGCGGAAGAACTGAAAAATTTGCCTGTAATTAAACCAGAGTTGTTAGGAAAAGAGGCAGTTGAAGATTTAATATCTGATTTACTGAATTTACTGCTAAAAAACGGTGGAGAATATACAGTAGCAGGTTTAGAAAAAGAATTTGTAAGTACTGTCAAGCATCGATTTAAAGATGATAAAGTTTTGAAACCttttttacagaaatacccaaaaGTGTTTGAATTTGATATGGAAACTGCAAATAATGAAGAGAGTGGATTGAGCACTGAGGGAACTGAATTAGTTCGTGCAAAATCAGATGTGAAACTGTGCCAGGCTCATTCAAATCATCCAAAATCTTGCCAGGGTGACTGTGATGCACttcatatttgtaaattttatgttCTGAGTTCTTGTGACATGATGAAATGTAAATTTGGCCACAACTTGAGTGATGATCACAATATAGAGGTACAACAAAAATTTTATCTTCATAGAGTAGAATTACCAAACTTGTGTCTTTTACTCCAACATGATGCAAACAGATGCAGGGTGACTGTCCCTATTATATGTCATTTCTACAACAGTTTAAAAGGGTGTAGGACCAAAGAGAAAGTAGGAAATCAACAACAGCAGCAAAAATGTCCATTCCTTCATATTTGTCGCAGTTTTGTTGAAGGTCGTTGTAATATATGGTCCTCATGTCGTCGAAATCATAGTTTACTACATGGAAATGTGTATGAAATCCTTTGCAAGTATGGTTTAGATCCAAGAGTTTTAGTATATGGATTGACCAGAGTTTTAGCATTATTGAAATGGtcattaaatgattttaaagatGAACTTGTAAAGACTGGAAGAAAGTGCTCGTCAAATCTATTGGGGATGGATGATGAAAAACCAGACCATACGAAAGAAAGGCTGAAAAGAAAGGTACAAGTTGGTGGTGATGATGTTATTTCAGTCAAAATTCAGAAAGTAATGGATACAAGCCTGAGTTCAATATCAAGTGAGACCAATTCACAGGAAACAAGTATAGATGAGAAGAGAAATGTGTGTATGGCAGCAAAAGATTTGATAGAGGATACagcattgaaattagaaaaggATGGTGCTACTCCTGCAGGAAAACAATCTTATcctaagaaaaattcaaaatcttCTGCAGTTTTAAATAATGAGATAACAACCAATAAGGTTCAAAGAAAGAATGAGGCCACGACCAATCAGGTATCATTAAAGAGTGAAACTACAACCAAGCAGGTACCAGATAATGCTGATAATGCAACTAATCAGATTCCATGCTGGTCTATTGCTGACAACAATAAATGGACAGAAATTTCACAGAATACCACCCAAGATTTGGAAACTAGATATCAAAACTTTCTGGCAGCAAAAACAGCAACAGTGCTAGTTGATGGAAAATAGTAAGTcattttgtataaaatatgtttcaGGGGGGGGAAGTCATGAAAGTAGTAATAAGCTACATATCGGCAATCTTTTTACATGTACTGCTTTAGCAATCTTTTGTGCTGtacaaagtatattttttttggctATAGTTCATCCTTGTGACTGGTCAGTGCAATTCAATATTGCTCAACTCTCTTCCTTATAagattatatttatttactatatAAAGAGAAGCAAGAAAATTTCCTATGGTGTAATTTGCCACAGGCATGACAGGGCACAAAGCAAACTACaattaatcaaatgatttataaaaGACAGGCCACTAAAATGTTTCAACATTAGCAAGAAATCATCAACTTCAAGAAAAAGGTACAATAAGCAATACAGgatacattccaaaataaaaatattaaacctAAATTCTGGTTTAAGAATATTAGATGTAAATTTGATTGGCAGTTCAATTATCAGATTGCAAAATATGTGGATGACAAAACATCCCCCATCAGCGTCTTTAATTAGTCCTCTATTGAAGAGTATTGGTGGTATCTTTCTTTGGTTGTCTATTTTAAATgtatctaaataaaggcaacagtagtataccgctgttcaaactcataaatccatggactagaactagaactgagggaaatgcaccaaacataagaggtgaacaacgacacaacactacaatgtaacacacacagaaacggaccaagcatcagacaaaatcccacgagattAAACTCAGGTAAAGAAATGATAAACACTTGGTTAAGAGCTTGACATAGCAATATTGTATGAGTTTGATAGACACTTTGTTGTTGTTTAAAGATTTACTGATAACcatttttattatgtttcagCTTTACAGTTGATTTTAACAAACTATCAGGCTGCTATTCTGGAAGTGCAGCTATTGTCAAACTAAAAAGAGCAATGGTAGAAGAGCCAAATAAACCATAGTTTATTGAAGAAGAATTTAAAGCAAAATTCTTGAATAATTGAATGAGAAATCCTGGAATAATGTGACATGGTAATACCTTCTACAAAGAAAGGATACATACAGGATTTTTATGTTTTGAACCCAAAACaggaaagtatttttttaaatgtacttaATGAATATGAAAGTATAGTATAGCATTAAGAAATTACCAGAACAGTATTACAAAACATTGCCAAAGGTATAATATTAggtttgaaatatttcatttgtttatctTGTCATCATCAACATTATCTGCTGTTTGGAATGAATTCTGAATTGAGAAAAGTTTGATTTTGAAGTAAATTTGTGGAGATCAACTTCTGTCTGATCTAACAACAATAATGACCTTCCAAAGAATGCAGGACAGAAAAAAAGCTATTTCAGCATTATAATTATAActaagaaaaaatatgtttatgttataaaaaaaaaactgtgtatATACTTGTTCTCATGCAAAGAACCTGTATGTGAAAGAATATCAACGAAttat contains:
- the LOC139516837 gene encoding uncharacterized protein, with protein sequence MRPYQRGRGRARSKFGGNSFRGRGRAKTKEAQRDRPGWNTDDIHVGFKDTQEIFDKSHFRNSQRSKPYETSDETSSYCHRNFEENTGSLEQCYDRDDYSFVGRERHASDTFEYLDRDRYSRDNAEFADKEYDRFYERDNINERRDRDINFDEGNRGSYSQDNDTYENRIYNKDLRDPYDARSYDMGDNFEFQHRNDYDRRDLHDYHNRETLDNECQFYNEARVHDARDRRRNFKRAGYENLHFSNPKQERYKERNWNKRNFSEDKNERTDTYKPLEESVVSSQSNQSSYDWPTNESGIKMAIEFLKNKPTDVDSESKEEESVIDPDFAEELKNLPVIKPELLGKEAVEDLISDLLNLLLKNGGEYTVAGLEKEFVSTVKHRFKDDKVLKPFLQKYPKVFEFDMETANNEESGLSTEGTELVRAKSDVKLCQAHSNHPKSCQGDCDALHICKFYVLSSCDMMKCKFGHNLSDDHNIEVQQKFYLHRVELPNLCLLLQHDANRCRVTVPIICHFYNSLKGCRTKEKVGNQQQQQKCPFLHICRSFVEGRCNIWSSCRRNHSLLHGNVYEILCKYGLDPRVLVYGLTRVLALLKWSLNDFKDELVKTGRKCSSNLLGMDDEKPDHTKERLKRKVQVGGDDVISVKIQKVMDTSLSSISSETNSQETSIDEKRNVCMAAKDLIEDTALKLEKDGATPAGKQSYPKKNSKSSAVLNNEITTNKVQRKNEATTNQVSLKSETTTKQVPDNADNATNQIPCWSIADNNKWTEISQNTTQDLETRYQNFLAAKTATVLVDGKYFTVDFNKLSGCYSGSAAIVKLKRAMVEEPNKP